A genomic region of Cotesia glomerata isolate CgM1 linkage group LG9, MPM_Cglom_v2.3, whole genome shotgun sequence contains the following coding sequences:
- the LOC123271808 gene encoding uncharacterized protein LOC123271808 isoform X3, with protein MVETLDAENNEFPLLILEYMDICLGIVKKSATGRMKRLLKRALADTLAGYLYTYILPMIRKSYYAGNIQYEDTQELVDLYYEILRFMHSDGVGWIKPKNDIQYEGEPIAIEPDPEACSNLVLYQEGGAFNIPIPFLDDNNNPASIALPFQNESLFSLFTENSAFILVKYYKAGYGCISSPREKRGGGTKGNVNKFIKQFDDWLNQAVISHLDDEKWYPAFGGVLRIIKSLKTAEETTQSSIDYEESDNPIVGAPISPTSTYSPIEANKSHWSTWEIILIFVIFAVLLWLLVGMCVFCCRKNYSNYYRDGTPFAVVYKNDKCINQENVFSGRGARQSMWSWKKKYSDLGCPCGKEVDIEGRDEEFMGATDYQNYMTNEVNEKKRKIGFNSKPTVKSAPIKYHNTDSVMSTSGRSNFADNCNSSPS; from the exons ATG gtAGAAACACTTGATGctgaaaataatgaattccCTCTGTTAATTTTGGAGTACATGGACATCTGTTTGGGgatagttaaaaaatcagCAACTGGTAGAATGAAACGATTATTGAAAAGAGCTTTGGCCGACACATTGGCCGGTTATCTTTACACTTACATTCTTCCTATGATAAGGAAATCTTATTACGCCGGTAATATTCAGTATGAAGATACTCAAGAACTTGTTGATTTATACTATGAAATATTACGATTCATGCATTCTGATGGAGTTGGTTGGATTAAACCTAAAAATGATATCCAATATGAAGGAGAACCCATTGCAATAGAACCTGATCCTGAAGCTTGTTCAAACTTGGTTCTATATCAAG AAGGCGGAGCCTTTAATATACCGATACCCTTTCTTGATGACAACAATAACCCTGCCAG TATAGCATTGCCATTCCAGAATGAAAgtcttttttctctttttaccGAGAACTCGGCATTTATTCTGGTAAAATACTACAAAGCTGGTTACGGTTGTATATCATCTCCCCGAGAAAAAAGAGGAGGAGGTACAAAAGgcaatgttaataaatttataaagcaATTTGACGATTGGTTAAATCAAGct gtAATTTCGCATCTGGATGATGAAAAGTGGTATCCAGCATTCGGTGGAGTTTTACGAATAATAAAAAGTCTTAAAACAGctg aAGAAACTACTCAAAGTTCAATTGACTATGAAGAATCCGATAATCCTATCGTAGGAGCTCCAATTAGTCCTACGTCAACATACTCACCGATTGAAGCAAATAAATCACACTGGTCGACGtgggaaataattttaatatttgtaatattCGCAGTATTATTGTGGCTGTTGGTTGGCATGTGTGTATTTTGttgtagaaaaaattactcaaattATTACCGGGATGGAACAcc cttTGCTGTGGTCTACAAAAATGACAAATGTATCAATCAGGAGAATGTTTTTTCTGGACGAGGCGCTAGACAGTCAATGTGGTCatggaagaaaaaatattcagaTCTCGGCTGTCCgtgtg GCAAAGAAGTTGATATTGAAGGAAGAGATGAAGAATTTATGGGTGCTACAGATTATCAAAATTACATGACAAATGaagttaatgaaaaaaaaagaaaaataggtTTTAATTCAAAACCAACAGTTAAAAGTGCGCCAATTAAATATCACAATACG GATTCAGTTATGTCTACCTCGGGAAGAAGTAACTTTGCCGATAACTGTAACTCCTCACCCTCGTGA
- the LOC123271808 gene encoding uncharacterized protein LOC123271808 isoform X4 — MDICLGIVKKSATGRMKRLLKRALADTLAGYLYTYILPMIRKSYYAGNIQYEDTQELVDLYYEILRFMHSDGVGWIKPKNDIQYEGEPIAIEPDPEACSNLVLYQEGGAFNIPIPFLDDNNNPASIALPFQNESLFSLFTENSAFILVKYYKAGYGCISSPREKRGGGTKGNVNKFIKQFDDWLNQAVISHLDDEKWYPAFGGVLRIIKSLKTAEETTQSSIDYEESDNPIVGAPISPTSTYSPIEANKSHWSTWEIILIFVIFAVLLWLLVGMCVFCCRKNYSNYYRDGTPFAVVYKNDKCINQENVFSGRGARQSMWSWKKKYSDLGCPCGKEVDIEGRDEEFMGATDYQNYMTNEVNEKKRKIGFNSKPTVKSAPIKYHNTDSVMSTSGRSNFADNCNSSPS; from the exons ATGGACATCTGTTTGGGgatagttaaaaaatcagCAACTGGTAGAATGAAACGATTATTGAAAAGAGCTTTGGCCGACACATTGGCCGGTTATCTTTACACTTACATTCTTCCTATGATAAGGAAATCTTATTACGCCGGTAATATTCAGTATGAAGATACTCAAGAACTTGTTGATTTATACTATGAAATATTACGATTCATGCATTCTGATGGAGTTGGTTGGATTAAACCTAAAAATGATATCCAATATGAAGGAGAACCCATTGCAATAGAACCTGATCCTGAAGCTTGTTCAAACTTGGTTCTATATCAAG AAGGCGGAGCCTTTAATATACCGATACCCTTTCTTGATGACAACAATAACCCTGCCAG TATAGCATTGCCATTCCAGAATGAAAgtcttttttctctttttaccGAGAACTCGGCATTTATTCTGGTAAAATACTACAAAGCTGGTTACGGTTGTATATCATCTCCCCGAGAAAAAAGAGGAGGAGGTACAAAAGgcaatgttaataaatttataaagcaATTTGACGATTGGTTAAATCAAGct gtAATTTCGCATCTGGATGATGAAAAGTGGTATCCAGCATTCGGTGGAGTTTTACGAATAATAAAAAGTCTTAAAACAGctg aAGAAACTACTCAAAGTTCAATTGACTATGAAGAATCCGATAATCCTATCGTAGGAGCTCCAATTAGTCCTACGTCAACATACTCACCGATTGAAGCAAATAAATCACACTGGTCGACGtgggaaataattttaatatttgtaatattCGCAGTATTATTGTGGCTGTTGGTTGGCATGTGTGTATTTTGttgtagaaaaaattactcaaattATTACCGGGATGGAACAcc cttTGCTGTGGTCTACAAAAATGACAAATGTATCAATCAGGAGAATGTTTTTTCTGGACGAGGCGCTAGACAGTCAATGTGGTCatggaagaaaaaatattcagaTCTCGGCTGTCCgtgtg GCAAAGAAGTTGATATTGAAGGAAGAGATGAAGAATTTATGGGTGCTACAGATTATCAAAATTACATGACAAATGaagttaatgaaaaaaaaagaaaaataggtTTTAATTCAAAACCAACAGTTAAAAGTGCGCCAATTAAATATCACAATACG GATTCAGTTATGTCTACCTCGGGAAGAAGTAACTTTGCCGATAACTGTAACTCCTCACCCTCGTGA
- the LOC123271808 gene encoding uncharacterized protein LOC123271808 isoform X2, whose protein sequence is MIKCINVKAIVINFIFIVTLTNPSSLDEYRTVDNKNNQNVGSIIFDENDVTKACWNNEQLTLLISRKIFQDLLPEVETLDAENNEFPLLILEYMDICLGIVKKSATGRMKRLLKRALADTLAGYLYTYILPMIRKSYYAGNIQYEDTQELVDLYYEILRFMHSDGVGWIKPKNDIQYEGEPIAIEPDPEACSNLVLYQEGGAFNIPIPFLDDNNNPASIALPFQNESLFSLFTENSAFILVKYYKAGYGCISSPREKRGGGTKGNVNKFIKQFDDWLNQAVISHLDDEKWYPAFGGVLRIIKSLKTAEETTQSSIDYEESDNPIVGAPISPTSTYSPIEANKSHWSTWEIILIFVIFAVLLWLLVGMCVFCCRKNYSNYYRDGTPFAVVYKNDKCINQENVFSGRGARQSMWSWKKKYSDLGCPCGKEVDIEGRDEEFMGATDYQNYMTNEVNEKKRKIGFNSKPTVKSAPIKYHNTDSVMSTSGRSNFADNCNSSPS, encoded by the exons atgataaaatgcaTCAACGTTAAAgctattgtaattaatttcatcTTCATTGTTACGCTGACGAATCCATCGAGTCTGGATGAATATAG AACAGTCGACAATAAGAACAACCAAAATGTTGGAAGTATCATCTTTGATGAGAACGACGTAACGAAAGCATGCTGGAATAATGAACAATTGACATTATTGATTAGCCGGAAAATATTTCAGGATTTATTGCCAGag gtAGAAACACTTGATGctgaaaataatgaattccCTCTGTTAATTTTGGAGTACATGGACATCTGTTTGGGgatagttaaaaaatcagCAACTGGTAGAATGAAACGATTATTGAAAAGAGCTTTGGCCGACACATTGGCCGGTTATCTTTACACTTACATTCTTCCTATGATAAGGAAATCTTATTACGCCGGTAATATTCAGTATGAAGATACTCAAGAACTTGTTGATTTATACTATGAAATATTACGATTCATGCATTCTGATGGAGTTGGTTGGATTAAACCTAAAAATGATATCCAATATGAAGGAGAACCCATTGCAATAGAACCTGATCCTGAAGCTTGTTCAAACTTGGTTCTATATCAAG AAGGCGGAGCCTTTAATATACCGATACCCTTTCTTGATGACAACAATAACCCTGCCAG TATAGCATTGCCATTCCAGAATGAAAgtcttttttctctttttaccGAGAACTCGGCATTTATTCTGGTAAAATACTACAAAGCTGGTTACGGTTGTATATCATCTCCCCGAGAAAAAAGAGGAGGAGGTACAAAAGgcaatgttaataaatttataaagcaATTTGACGATTGGTTAAATCAAGct gtAATTTCGCATCTGGATGATGAAAAGTGGTATCCAGCATTCGGTGGAGTTTTACGAATAATAAAAAGTCTTAAAACAGctg aAGAAACTACTCAAAGTTCAATTGACTATGAAGAATCCGATAATCCTATCGTAGGAGCTCCAATTAGTCCTACGTCAACATACTCACCGATTGAAGCAAATAAATCACACTGGTCGACGtgggaaataattttaatatttgtaatattCGCAGTATTATTGTGGCTGTTGGTTGGCATGTGTGTATTTTGttgtagaaaaaattactcaaattATTACCGGGATGGAACAcc cttTGCTGTGGTCTACAAAAATGACAAATGTATCAATCAGGAGAATGTTTTTTCTGGACGAGGCGCTAGACAGTCAATGTGGTCatggaagaaaaaatattcagaTCTCGGCTGTCCgtgtg GCAAAGAAGTTGATATTGAAGGAAGAGATGAAGAATTTATGGGTGCTACAGATTATCAAAATTACATGACAAATGaagttaatgaaaaaaaaagaaaaataggtTTTAATTCAAAACCAACAGTTAAAAGTGCGCCAATTAAATATCACAATACG GATTCAGTTATGTCTACCTCGGGAAGAAGTAACTTTGCCGATAACTGTAACTCCTCACCCTCGTGA
- the LOC123271808 gene encoding uncharacterized protein LOC123271808 isoform X1 — MIKCINVKAIVINFIFIVTLTNPSSLDEYSRTVDNKNNQNVGSIIFDENDVTKACWNNEQLTLLISRKIFQDLLPEVETLDAENNEFPLLILEYMDICLGIVKKSATGRMKRLLKRALADTLAGYLYTYILPMIRKSYYAGNIQYEDTQELVDLYYEILRFMHSDGVGWIKPKNDIQYEGEPIAIEPDPEACSNLVLYQEGGAFNIPIPFLDDNNNPASIALPFQNESLFSLFTENSAFILVKYYKAGYGCISSPREKRGGGTKGNVNKFIKQFDDWLNQAVISHLDDEKWYPAFGGVLRIIKSLKTAEETTQSSIDYEESDNPIVGAPISPTSTYSPIEANKSHWSTWEIILIFVIFAVLLWLLVGMCVFCCRKNYSNYYRDGTPFAVVYKNDKCINQENVFSGRGARQSMWSWKKKYSDLGCPCGKEVDIEGRDEEFMGATDYQNYMTNEVNEKKRKIGFNSKPTVKSAPIKYHNTDSVMSTSGRSNFADNCNSSPS, encoded by the exons atgataaaatgcaTCAACGTTAAAgctattgtaattaatttcatcTTCATTGTTACGCTGACGAATCCATCGAGTCTGGATGAATATAG TAGAACAGTCGACAATAAGAACAACCAAAATGTTGGAAGTATCATCTTTGATGAGAACGACGTAACGAAAGCATGCTGGAATAATGAACAATTGACATTATTGATTAGCCGGAAAATATTTCAGGATTTATTGCCAGag gtAGAAACACTTGATGctgaaaataatgaattccCTCTGTTAATTTTGGAGTACATGGACATCTGTTTGGGgatagttaaaaaatcagCAACTGGTAGAATGAAACGATTATTGAAAAGAGCTTTGGCCGACACATTGGCCGGTTATCTTTACACTTACATTCTTCCTATGATAAGGAAATCTTATTACGCCGGTAATATTCAGTATGAAGATACTCAAGAACTTGTTGATTTATACTATGAAATATTACGATTCATGCATTCTGATGGAGTTGGTTGGATTAAACCTAAAAATGATATCCAATATGAAGGAGAACCCATTGCAATAGAACCTGATCCTGAAGCTTGTTCAAACTTGGTTCTATATCAAG AAGGCGGAGCCTTTAATATACCGATACCCTTTCTTGATGACAACAATAACCCTGCCAG TATAGCATTGCCATTCCAGAATGAAAgtcttttttctctttttaccGAGAACTCGGCATTTATTCTGGTAAAATACTACAAAGCTGGTTACGGTTGTATATCATCTCCCCGAGAAAAAAGAGGAGGAGGTACAAAAGgcaatgttaataaatttataaagcaATTTGACGATTGGTTAAATCAAGct gtAATTTCGCATCTGGATGATGAAAAGTGGTATCCAGCATTCGGTGGAGTTTTACGAATAATAAAAAGTCTTAAAACAGctg aAGAAACTACTCAAAGTTCAATTGACTATGAAGAATCCGATAATCCTATCGTAGGAGCTCCAATTAGTCCTACGTCAACATACTCACCGATTGAAGCAAATAAATCACACTGGTCGACGtgggaaataattttaatatttgtaatattCGCAGTATTATTGTGGCTGTTGGTTGGCATGTGTGTATTTTGttgtagaaaaaattactcaaattATTACCGGGATGGAACAcc cttTGCTGTGGTCTACAAAAATGACAAATGTATCAATCAGGAGAATGTTTTTTCTGGACGAGGCGCTAGACAGTCAATGTGGTCatggaagaaaaaatattcagaTCTCGGCTGTCCgtgtg GCAAAGAAGTTGATATTGAAGGAAGAGATGAAGAATTTATGGGTGCTACAGATTATCAAAATTACATGACAAATGaagttaatgaaaaaaaaagaaaaataggtTTTAATTCAAAACCAACAGTTAAAAGTGCGCCAATTAAATATCACAATACG GATTCAGTTATGTCTACCTCGGGAAGAAGTAACTTTGCCGATAACTGTAACTCCTCACCCTCGTGA